A genomic region of Oncorhynchus gorbuscha isolate QuinsamMale2020 ecotype Even-year unplaced genomic scaffold, OgorEven_v1.0 Un_scaffold_17828, whole genome shotgun sequence contains the following coding sequences:
- the LOC124030902 gene encoding immunoglobulin-like domain-containing receptor 2 has protein sequence MNVPPPVLPVESGIPEVMNVPPPILSVSSISPFSLYVVYEAGKGLRSRASSPQIAVYPPYYVPGVPAMVPIAPPSLVDTTVMSAPPSVSENSAAGVRPVYRLQSTLDQSSLGRDSLKVLQHVEKQLALFHPAKSQSHDCKPDRQTDSIHPILYSV, from the exons atgaatgttcctcctccagtattacctgtggagtctggaatacctgaagtgatgaatgttcctcctccaATACTTTCTGTGTCTTCtatctctccgttctctctctatgtagtgtacGAGGCAGGAAAGGGGTTGAGGAGCAGGGCTTCGTCCCCCCAGATCGCTGTCTATCCACCCTACTACGTACCTGGGGTCCCGGCCATGGTCCCCATCGCTCCCCCCTCCCTGGTGGACACCACGGTGATGTCCGCTCCCCCCTCTGTGTCAGAGAACAGTGCAGCTGGAG TGCGGCCTGTGTACCGGCTGCAGTCTACTCTGGATCAGTCCTCTCTGGGTCGGGACTCTCTGAAGGTGTTGCAGCATGTAGAGAAACAGCTGGCTCTTTTCCACCCGGCCAAGTCCCAGAGCCACGACTGTAagcccgacagacagacagactcaatacaccctatactctactCTGTCTGA